In Trichocoleus desertorum NBK24, the following are encoded in one genomic region:
- the ppc gene encoding phosphoenolpyruvate carboxylase: MSSTFHSSDDAYSSVAMSAPEASQTMAVSTTSELFPHQKTPFPLRERLKVVEDLWESVLQQECGQELVDLLNQLRAMCSPEGQAANALEPEVLKVVEKLDLNEAIRAARAFALYFQLINIVEQHYEQRGQQQQYRAAYEGGGSQNSDRSQDLIASLMGEPLDQSAAEPQLDLQANLLEKSLQEPNLPRREMGTFHGLFPKLRDLNVPPQHIQRLIDQLDVRLVFTAHPTEIVRHTIRDKQRRIAKILRQLDRIEEGGDAANLVSSWELEALREQLTEEIRLWWRTDELHQFKPTVLDEVDYTLHYFQEVLFDVIPQLYQRFKRALDTSFPRLRPPQHSFCKFGSWVGSDRDGNPSVTPQITWQTACYQRNLVLEKYLQSVRRLTNLLSLSLHWCDVLPDLLESLEQDQMQLPEVYDRLAIRYRQEPYRLKLAYVLQRLENTQARNSRLQTGDYLQNEILESQPANTYRSGAEFLAELQLIHRNLTATGLSCRELENLICQVEIYGFNLAHLDIRQESSRHSDVFNEVAEYLQILPKSYNDMSEAQRSLWLATELQTRRPLIPAELPFSEKTCEIIETFRVVRKLQQEFGPEICQTYVISMSHEASDLLEVLLLAKEAGLYDPATGMGTLQVVPLFETVEDLKQAPSVMLDIFELPLYRAFLAGGYVAATNPELMLPMLQEVMLGYSDSNKDSGFLSSNWEIHKAQQALQQIAETYGIHLRIFHGRGGSVGRGGGPAYEAILAQPGRSVNGRIKITEQGEVLASKYSLPELALFNLETVTTAVIQTSLLRNGFDDIQPWNEIMEELSRRSRTHYRALIYEQPDFVDFFHQVTPIEEISQLQISSRPARRGGKKDLGSLRAIPWVFSWTQSRFLVPSWYGVGAALDQFLQEEPEEHLKLLRYFYYKWPFFKMVISKVEMTLAKVDLQIAHHYVGELSEPEDRVRFEALYEQIAKEYHLTRDLVLTITGHKRLLDGDPELQRSVQLRNGTIVPLGFLQVSLLKRLRQHRSSSTTAIIRSRYSKGELLRGALLTINGIAAGMRNTG, encoded by the coding sequence ATGAGTTCAACCTTCCATTCGTCAGATGATGCCTACAGCTCTGTAGCCATGTCGGCCCCAGAGGCATCACAAACAATGGCTGTGAGCACTACCTCAGAGCTGTTTCCGCATCAAAAAACGCCATTTCCCCTACGCGAACGCCTAAAAGTCGTGGAAGATTTGTGGGAATCGGTGCTACAGCAGGAATGCGGTCAAGAGCTGGTGGACTTGTTAAATCAACTACGGGCCATGTGCTCGCCGGAAGGACAAGCCGCTAATGCTTTGGAACCAGAGGTTTTAAAGGTAGTCGAAAAGCTCGACCTTAACGAAGCGATTCGGGCCGCTCGGGCTTTCGCGCTTTACTTTCAATTAATCAATATTGTTGAGCAGCATTACGAGCAGCGGGGCCAACAGCAACAATATCGAGCTGCTTATGAGGGCGGTGGATCGCAAAATAGCGATCGCTCCCAAGACTTAATCGCCTCGCTCATGGGCGAACCTCTTGATCAGTCGGCTGCCGAGCCACAACTGGATTTGCAAGCCAATCTCCTAGAAAAGAGCCTGCAAGAGCCCAACCTACCCCGCCGAGAGATGGGAACCTTTCACGGGTTGTTTCCCAAGCTACGAGACCTGAATGTGCCCCCGCAGCATATTCAAAGATTGATAGACCAATTGGACGTGCGGTTGGTCTTCACGGCTCACCCCACCGAAATTGTTCGCCATACGATTCGGGACAAACAGCGACGGATTGCCAAAATTCTGCGCCAGCTCGATCGCATTGAGGAAGGCGGCGATGCGGCCAATCTTGTTTCTTCCTGGGAATTGGAAGCCCTGCGCGAGCAACTCACCGAGGAAATTCGCCTCTGGTGGCGTACCGACGAGTTGCACCAGTTCAAGCCCACGGTCTTGGATGAAGTGGACTACACGTTGCACTATTTCCAAGAAGTGTTGTTTGATGTGATTCCTCAGCTCTATCAACGCTTCAAACGGGCGCTTGACACTTCTTTTCCCCGGTTGCGTCCGCCTCAACATAGTTTCTGCAAATTTGGTTCTTGGGTTGGGTCAGACCGAGATGGTAACCCTTCTGTTACGCCTCAAATTACTTGGCAAACGGCCTGTTACCAGCGCAACTTAGTTCTAGAAAAATACCTCCAGTCGGTGCGGCGGCTCACCAACTTATTGAGCCTCTCGCTGCATTGGTGCGATGTTTTACCTGACCTCCTGGAATCCCTAGAACAGGATCAAATGCAGCTGCCTGAGGTGTACGACCGATTGGCTATTCGCTATCGCCAAGAACCGTACCGCCTCAAGCTCGCCTACGTTCTCCAACGCTTAGAAAATACTCAGGCACGCAACTCTCGCTTGCAGACAGGAGACTACCTGCAAAACGAAATTCTGGAGAGTCAGCCTGCAAATACCTATCGCTCTGGGGCTGAGTTCTTAGCTGAACTGCAACTGATTCATCGCAACTTGACCGCAACTGGGCTGAGCTGCCGCGAGCTAGAGAATCTGATTTGTCAGGTGGAGATTTACGGTTTCAACCTGGCTCATTTGGATATTCGTCAAGAAAGCTCCCGCCACTCAGATGTGTTCAATGAAGTGGCAGAATATCTGCAAATTCTGCCCAAGTCCTACAACGACATGTCCGAGGCGCAGCGATCGCTCTGGCTGGCCACTGAGTTGCAAACGCGGCGACCGCTGATTCCAGCCGAGCTGCCCTTCTCCGAAAAAACCTGCGAAATTATTGAAACTTTCCGGGTTGTGCGGAAATTGCAGCAGGAGTTTGGCCCTGAAATTTGCCAAACCTACGTGATTAGCATGAGTCATGAGGCTAGCGACTTGCTAGAAGTGCTGCTTCTAGCCAAAGAAGCAGGACTTTACGACCCCGCTACGGGCATGGGGACGCTTCAGGTTGTGCCTCTGTTTGAAACCGTGGAAGACTTGAAGCAAGCGCCCTCGGTGATGCTAGATATCTTTGAACTGCCCTTGTATCGAGCTTTTCTGGCAGGGGGCTATGTAGCAGCAACCAACCCAGAGCTGATGCTGCCGATGCTGCAAGAGGTAATGTTGGGCTACTCAGATAGCAACAAAGACTCTGGCTTTCTCAGCAGCAACTGGGAAATTCATAAAGCTCAGCAAGCCTTGCAGCAGATTGCCGAAACCTACGGAATTCATCTGCGGATCTTCCACGGTCGGGGTGGATCAGTCGGTCGGGGGGGTGGCCCTGCTTACGAAGCGATTTTGGCGCAGCCCGGTCGGAGCGTAAACGGTCGGATCAAGATTACTGAGCAGGGAGAAGTCTTAGCTTCTAAGTATTCTTTACCAGAACTGGCGCTCTTCAACTTGGAAACCGTCACGACTGCGGTGATTCAAACCAGCTTGCTGCGGAATGGGTTTGATGACATTCAACCCTGGAACGAAATTATGGAGGAACTGTCTCGGCGATCGCGGACCCACTATCGCGCCTTAATCTACGAGCAGCCAGATTTTGTTGACTTCTTCCACCAAGTCACCCCCATCGAAGAAATCAGTCAACTGCAAATCAGTTCTCGTCCAGCGCGCCGGGGCGGCAAAAAAGACTTGGGCAGTTTGCGGGCTATTCCTTGGGTGTTTAGCTGGACCCAAAGCCGTTTCTTAGTGCCATCTTGGTATGGGGTCGGCGCTGCTCTAGATCAATTTTTACAAGAGGAACCAGAAGAACACTTGAAGCTGTTGCGCTACTTTTACTACAAGTGGCCCTTCTTCAAGATGGTGATTTCTAAAGTGGAAATGACCTTGGCTAAGGTGGACTTGCAAATTGCCCACCACTATGTAGGAGAACTGTCAGAGCCAGAGGATCGAGTCCGATTTGAAGCTTTGTACGAGCAGATCGCCAAAGAGTACCACCTGACACGAGATTTGGTTCTGACTATCACGGGTCATAAGCGCTTACTGGATGGTGACCCAGAACTTCAGCGATCGGTGCAACTTCGCAATGGTACGATTGTGCCGCTGGGATTCTTGCAGGTGTCTCTGCTCAAGCGTTTGCGCCAGCATCGTAGCAGCTCTACCACTGCTATTATTCGCTCCCGCTATAGCAAGGGAGAACTGCTCCGGGGAGCTTTGCTCACCATCAACGGCATTGCTGCGGGTATGCGGAATACGGGCTGA